A genomic segment from Triticum dicoccoides isolate Atlit2015 ecotype Zavitan chromosome 1A, WEW_v2.0, whole genome shotgun sequence encodes:
- the LOC119273768 gene encoding ADP-ribosylation factor-like has product MGQAFRKLFDAFFGNKEMRVVMLGLDAAGKTTILYKLHIGEVLSTVPTIGFNVEKVQYKNVVFTVWDVGGQEKLRPLWRHYFNNTDALIYVVDSLDRDRIGRARAEFQAIINDPFMLNSVLLVFANKQDMRGAMTPMEVCEGLGLYDLNNRIWHIQGTCALKGDGLYEGLDWLATTLDEMRATGRLASTSA; this is encoded by the exons ATGGGCCAGGCCTTTCGCAAGCTCTTCGATGCCTTCTTTGGCAACAAGGAGATGCGG GTGGTGATGCTTGGGTTGGATGCAGCCGGTAAAACCACCATACTCTACAAGCTACACATTGGCGAAGTACTCTCCACCGTCCCCACCATTG GTTTCAATGTTGAGAAGGTTCAGTACAAGAATGTAgtgttcactgtgtgggatgtgggCGGCCAGGAGAAATTGAGGCCCTTGTGGAGGCACTACTTCAACAACACGGATGCTCTG ATCTATGTGGTCGATTCCCTCGACAGGGATAGAATTGGAAGAGCCAGGGCTGAATTTCAG GCCATAATCAATGACCCATTTATGCTCAACAGTGTATTATTGGTGTTTGCTAACAAGCAAGACATG AGGGGAGCAATGACCCCGATGGAAGTATGTGAGGGTCTTGGTCTGTATGACCTGAACAACCGCATCTGGCACATCCAAGGCACATGTGCTCTTAAAGGCGATGGCCTGTACGAAGGCTTGGACTGGCTAGCGACGACTCTGGATGAAATGCGAGCTACAGGGCGGTTAGCTTCGACATCGGCGTAA
- the LOC119273782 gene encoding uncharacterized protein LOC119273782: protein MAAGTAWAGCHLAHLPQIPISVSIPVTGAAASSRRRRCGLAAAAGAAAAAATDGRVLGRRPVEDVYKVRVVRGAAAQERVEALRAMETWSTWRTGGRCHLAWDWQVDQLVYIVAGEVRVLPAGATTGEEYMHFVAGDLVRYPKWLEADLHFDGPYEERYRFLAYGDDN, encoded by the coding sequence ATGGCAGCAGGAACGGCCTGGGCGGGATGCCATCTCGCCCACCTCCCCCAAATTCCCATCTCGGTCAGCATCCCCGTGACCGGCGCTGCCGctagcagcaggaggaggaggtgcggcttagcggcggcggcgggggcagcagcagcagcagcgacagaCGGGCGGGTGCTGGGCCGGCGCCCCGTGGAGGACGTGTACAAGGTGCGCGTGGTGCGCGGCGCGGCGGCGCAGGAGCGGGTGGAGGCGCTGCGAGCGATGGAGACGTGGTCGACGTGGCGCACGGGGGGCCGCTGCCACCTGGCCTGGGACTGGCAGGTGGACCAGCTCGTGtacatcgtcgccggcgaggtccgcgtgcTCCCCGCCGGGGCCACCACCGGCGAGGAGTACATGCACTTCGTGGCCGGCGACCTGGTCCGGTACCCCAAGTGGCTGGAGGCGGACCTCCACTTCGACGGGCCCTACGAGGAGCGCTACCGCTTCCTCGCCTACGGCGACGACAACTGA
- the LOC119273798 gene encoding uncharacterized protein LOC119273798 isoform X2, producing the protein MAGWTDSGGSRGRGGGGGGGGFSNRGGGNANNNTMWRERTPPQPQPQPPPQPQPPPQQQQQQQHHHQQQHHQQQQQHHHQQQHHQQQQQHLYRPVNHNDHSSQHPRHPPAGELDRHQGQGGSSTSTRRPRPTRPPQPRPTFTDHKPSPTSTPNANEPDDKARCNAANFECNVCFDMADDPVVTKCGHLFCWDCLYQWLHVHSNHRECPVCKGQVADDAIIPIYGRGGSAASVHAAPPRPTGARVESSRQQQLQQFAASNLNMMMDEDDEDDDPFLEEISLRFGVNSLRGGMMIIPDDDIEQDYDDYTDPYLHRNFDEEPDFGYRGGRRQRGRARGTTSADHFNDHIVGMVLGSSLRIEDSSGASYRDTGAGPHHHINNTGGSSRPNGGWERRGRSNRNSNSGGGRGTQNSRRQGANYN; encoded by the exons ATGGCCGGCTGGACCGATTCCGGCGGCAGCcgggggcgaggaggaggaggaggcggcggcggcttctcAAACCGCGGCGGCGGCAACGCCAACAACAACACCATGTGGAGAGAGAGAACGCCACCTCAGCCTCAGCCTCAGCCGCCGCCGCAGCCTCAGCCGCCGccgcagcaacagcaacagcaacagcatcaCCACCAACAACAGCACcatcagcaacagcaacagcatcaCCACCAACAACAGCaccatcagcagcagcagcagcatctctACCGTCCTGTCAACCACAATGACCACTCCTCGCAGCACCCGCGCCACCCACCGGCGGGGGAGCTGGACCGACACCAAGGGCAGGGAGGCTCCTCCACTTCCACCCGGCGCCCGCGGCCAACTCGTCCACCACAGCCTCGCCCCACCTTCACAGACCACAAGCCGTCTCCTACCTCCACACCCAATGCCAACGAACCGGACGACAAGGCCAGGTGCAATGCTGCCAATTTCGAGTGCAACGTCTGCTTTGACATGGCAGACGACCCCGTAGTCACCAAGTGTGGCCATCTCTTCTGCTGGGACTGCCTCTACCAGTGGCTCCATGTCCACTCCAACCACCGCGAGTGCCCTGTCTGCAAGGGCCAGGTCGCTGACGATGCCATTATACCCATCTATGGACGTGGCGGCTCTGCAGCGTCTGTTCACGCCGCACCGCCGAGGCCCACTGGGGCCAGAGTTGAAAGCTCCAgacagcagcagctgcagcagttTGCTGCTTCCAACTTGAATATGATGatggacgaagatgatgaagacgaCGACCCCTTTCTCGAGGAGATTAGTCTTCGTTTTGGAGTTAATTCGCTGAGAGGTGGTATGATGATCATACCCGATGATGACATCGAACAAGATTATGATGACTACACTGATCCCTACCTCCACCGCAACTTTGATGAG GAGCCAGATTTTGGTTACCGCGGTGGTCGGCGTCAGCGCGGGAGAGCAAGAGGAACAACATCTGCAGATCATTTCAACGATCACATCGTTGGCATGGTGTTGGGGAGTAGCTTGAGGATCGAGGACAGCAGCGGTGCATCTTACCGTGACACCGGTGCTGGtcctcatcatcatattaataataCAGGTGGTTCCTCTCGGCCTAATGGTGGATGGGAGAGAAGAGGAAGAAGCAACCGTAATTCGAATTCCGGTGGTGGAAGAGGAACGCAGAATAGCAGGAGGCAAGGAGCAAATTACAATTGA
- the LOC119273798 gene encoding uncharacterized protein LOC119273798 isoform X1, with protein MAGWTDSGGSRGRGGGGGGGGFSNRGGGNANNNTMWRERTPPQPQPQPPPQPQPPPQQQQQQQHHHQQQHHQQQQQHHHQQQHHQQQQQHLYRPVNHNDHSSQHPRHPPAGELDRHQGQGGSSTSTRRPRPTRPPQPRPTFTDHKPSPTSTPNANEPDDKARCNAANFECNVCFDMADDPVVTKCGHLFCWDCLYQWLHVHSNHRECPVCKGQVADDAIIPIYGRGGSAASVHAAPPRPTGARVESSRQQQLQQFAASNLNMMMDEDDEDDDPFLEEISLRFGVNSLRGGMMIIPDDDIEQDYDDYTDPYLHRNFDEVYGLDLMRLPLFRSADAAEAVIGSSRRHGHHSVFSDDIMDTFFDNTTHQEPDFGYRGGRRQRGRARGTTSADHFNDHIVGMVLGSSLRIEDSSGASYRDTGAGPHHHINNTGGSSRPNGGWERRGRSNRNSNSGGGRGTQNSRRQGANYN; from the coding sequence ATGGCCGGCTGGACCGATTCCGGCGGCAGCcgggggcgaggaggaggaggaggcggcggcggcttctcAAACCGCGGCGGCGGCAACGCCAACAACAACACCATGTGGAGAGAGAGAACGCCACCTCAGCCTCAGCCTCAGCCGCCGCCGCAGCCTCAGCCGCCGccgcagcaacagcaacagcaacagcatcaCCACCAACAACAGCACcatcagcaacagcaacagcatcaCCACCAACAACAGCaccatcagcagcagcagcagcatctctACCGTCCTGTCAACCACAATGACCACTCCTCGCAGCACCCGCGCCACCCACCGGCGGGGGAGCTGGACCGACACCAAGGGCAGGGAGGCTCCTCCACTTCCACCCGGCGCCCGCGGCCAACTCGTCCACCACAGCCTCGCCCCACCTTCACAGACCACAAGCCGTCTCCTACCTCCACACCCAATGCCAACGAACCGGACGACAAGGCCAGGTGCAATGCTGCCAATTTCGAGTGCAACGTCTGCTTTGACATGGCAGACGACCCCGTAGTCACCAAGTGTGGCCATCTCTTCTGCTGGGACTGCCTCTACCAGTGGCTCCATGTCCACTCCAACCACCGCGAGTGCCCTGTCTGCAAGGGCCAGGTCGCTGACGATGCCATTATACCCATCTATGGACGTGGCGGCTCTGCAGCGTCTGTTCACGCCGCACCGCCGAGGCCCACTGGGGCCAGAGTTGAAAGCTCCAgacagcagcagctgcagcagttTGCTGCTTCCAACTTGAATATGATGatggacgaagatgatgaagacgaCGACCCCTTTCTCGAGGAGATTAGTCTTCGTTTTGGAGTTAATTCGCTGAGAGGTGGTATGATGATCATACCCGATGATGACATCGAACAAGATTATGATGACTACACTGATCCCTACCTCCACCGCAACTTTGATGAGGTATATGGCCTTGATTTAATGCGACTCCCATTGTTTAGATCTGCTGACGCCGCTGAAGCCGTGATTGGCTCTTCCCGGCGACATGGTCATCATAGTGTTTTTTCTGATGACATTATGGATACATTCTTTGACAACACAACCCATCAGGAGCCAGATTTTGGTTACCGCGGTGGTCGGCGTCAGCGCGGGAGAGCAAGAGGAACAACATCTGCAGATCATTTCAACGATCACATCGTTGGCATGGTGTTGGGGAGTAGCTTGAGGATCGAGGACAGCAGCGGTGCATCTTACCGTGACACCGGTGCTGGtcctcatcatcatattaataataCAGGTGGTTCCTCTCGGCCTAATGGTGGATGGGAGAGAAGAGGAAGAAGCAACCGTAATTCGAATTCCGGTGGTGGAAGAGGAACGCAGAATAGCAGGAGGCAAGGAGCAAATTACAATTGA